In Aquiflexum balticum DSM 16537, a single genomic region encodes these proteins:
- a CDS encoding thiol-disulfide oxidoreductase DCC family protein, which translates to MRVQDKFIIVLFDGVCNLCNNAVDFIISRDKKDKFKVGALQEVASKNILKDYQINEEYLDSLVYIHKNHVYYKSRAALEIARNLSGLWPLLYIFIVIPSFLRNPIYDWIARNRYKWFGQKETCRLPSEEEKAKFL; encoded by the coding sequence ATGAGGGTTCAGGATAAATTTATAATAGTATTGTTTGATGGTGTTTGTAACTTGTGCAACAATGCTGTTGACTTTATAATTTCCAGGGATAAAAAGGACAAATTTAAGGTAGGAGCTCTTCAGGAAGTCGCTTCTAAAAATATTCTGAAAGATTATCAAATCAATGAGGAATATTTGGATTCTCTGGTCTACATACACAAAAACCACGTCTATTATAAAAGTCGAGCTGCTTTGGAAATCGCCCGGAATTTGAGTGGATTATGGCCATTACTTTATATCTTTATTGTTATCCCCTCTTTTTTAAGAAATCCTATATACGATTGGATAGCCAGAAACAGGTATAAATGGTTTGGTCAAAAAGAGACCTGTCGACTGCCCTCTGAAGAGGAGAAAGCAAAATTTCTTTAA
- a CDS encoding T9SS type B sorting domain-containing protein: protein MKFSNLLLLTCGFLFLSLTNSFATHIRAGEITAERVSIQTLTYRITVVGYTDTRSSVIFGPGEVNFGDGREVQLNTEADFTLVESLGNQIEKNTFVVTHTYQGPGAYTIRFREFNRNDLTLNMDNSVDTPFYVETKIVIDPFIGINNSPVLTIPPVDNGAVNKRYIHNPGAYDPDGDSLAYSMDIPKQQFQRPVNNYRDPSSSEFSFNREDGGVPPFLTLDPLTGDLIWDAPGLAGQYNVAFRIREFRKIAGEWIEIGYVVRDMQIIIENSNNNRPELILPPDLCVVAGTKIEEIIQGSDPDGDPVKIEVFGDPVEISSSPADYQPKSIFQSSPGIINFEWQTICSHVREREYQVRIRITDQPRSGPALVDIKTWNIKIIGPPPVLEDVEQQQGRSVNLQWQPYSCSGSAQSMQIWRRLNSDPYEPDSCETGIRSGYELVGTTDMDTFNFIDNNQSEGLAPGNTYCYRLVAAFPQPRAGESIVSEEICITIDVDVPLITNVSVEATGETDGEIFIKWTPPYDIDRVQFPGPFTYELLRSTGFTGNQNRVSVFSTTDTTFTDTGLNTENLVYNYKVILKENNTTIDSSSSASSVRLEPIIINEAIELNWEFVVPWNNSVSEFKHEVYRNRNDPNAQDADIFELIAEVDVTTAGFSYFDDGRHNGVSLKKDIEYCYFVITKGSYNVDLIEYPLENKSQLICARPDDDRLPCPPVLTFEGPDCVEFLSDKSCGFNSFVHELGWDPDFSGVCDDELSAFQLYFSPDGEEGVFNLIGTYSPFERNAIITDLQTYRGCYYITAVDRSGNESERSNIVCVDNCPNYEIPNAFTPNGDGVNDTFMAFDNPFARCPRFVLGVEIFIVNRWGVEVFRYNSLSSSENDIYIRWDGRDKNGNQLPAGTYFYSGTVRFDILDPALQEKKLKGTIQILE, encoded by the coding sequence ATGAAATTCAGCAATTTACTTTTACTCACCTGCGGTTTTTTGTTTCTGTCTTTAACAAATTCTTTTGCAACACATATCCGGGCAGGGGAAATCACTGCCGAGAGAGTATCCATTCAAACCCTGACCTATAGAATCACTGTCGTAGGTTATACTGATACCAGATCCAGTGTCATTTTTGGGCCAGGCGAAGTCAATTTCGGTGATGGAAGGGAAGTACAGCTTAATACCGAGGCGGATTTTACATTGGTTGAATCTTTAGGTAACCAGATTGAGAAAAACACTTTTGTGGTAACCCACACCTACCAGGGACCCGGAGCTTATACCATTAGGTTCAGAGAATTCAATAGAAACGATTTGACCTTGAACATGGACAATTCTGTGGACACACCTTTTTATGTCGAAACCAAAATAGTCATAGACCCTTTTATTGGCATCAACAATTCGCCTGTATTGACCATTCCCCCTGTGGACAATGGAGCAGTCAATAAAAGATACATCCATAATCCAGGTGCATACGATCCTGATGGAGACAGCCTTGCTTATTCCATGGATATTCCCAAACAACAATTTCAAAGACCGGTAAATAATTACAGAGATCCTTCTTCTTCTGAATTTAGTTTCAATAGGGAAGATGGTGGAGTTCCCCCTTTTTTGACTTTGGATCCTTTAACAGGGGATTTAATCTGGGATGCTCCGGGATTGGCTGGGCAGTATAATGTTGCATTTAGAATACGGGAGTTCAGAAAAATAGCCGGAGAATGGATTGAAATTGGTTATGTCGTCAGGGATATGCAAATCATAATTGAAAATTCCAATAACAATAGGCCTGAATTGATCTTGCCACCAGACCTTTGCGTGGTAGCTGGCACAAAAATAGAGGAAATCATTCAAGGATCTGACCCTGATGGTGATCCGGTAAAAATCGAGGTTTTCGGTGATCCTGTTGAAATATCGAGTTCCCCAGCTGATTATCAACCAAAATCCATATTCCAATCCAGTCCTGGAATAATAAATTTTGAATGGCAGACTATCTGTAGCCATGTACGGGAGCGGGAGTATCAGGTAAGAATCAGGATAACAGATCAACCAAGATCTGGTCCGGCCTTGGTTGATATCAAAACATGGAATATAAAAATAATTGGACCACCACCTGTCCTAGAAGATGTAGAACAGCAACAGGGCAGATCAGTAAATTTGCAATGGCAACCATATTCTTGCTCTGGCTCAGCACAATCCATGCAGATTTGGAGAAGGCTAAATTCCGATCCTTATGAACCTGATTCCTGCGAAACAGGAATCAGATCCGGCTATGAATTGGTTGGAACTACAGACATGGATACTTTCAATTTTATAGATAACAATCAGTCAGAGGGATTAGCCCCTGGAAACACCTATTGTTATAGATTGGTTGCTGCTTTCCCGCAACCAAGAGCTGGAGAGAGTATTGTTTCAGAAGAAATTTGTATTACGATTGATGTAGATGTTCCTCTAATTACAAATGTGAGTGTTGAGGCAACAGGTGAAACCGATGGTGAAATATTTATCAAATGGACACCACCTTATGATATTGATAGGGTGCAGTTCCCTGGACCTTTTACTTATGAATTACTGAGAAGCACAGGATTTACCGGAAATCAAAACAGGGTTTCTGTCTTTAGTACGACAGATACAACCTTCACAGATACCGGTTTGAATACTGAAAATCTTGTTTACAACTATAAAGTAATCTTAAAGGAAAACAATACTACAATAGACAGTTCCAGTTCGGCGTCTTCTGTCAGATTGGAACCTATTATTATCAACGAGGCAATCGAATTAAATTGGGAATTCGTAGTTCCTTGGAACAATTCTGTTTCAGAATTTAAACATGAAGTGTACCGAAACCGAAACGACCCGAATGCTCAGGATGCAGATATTTTTGAGCTTATTGCTGAAGTGGATGTGACCACCGCAGGTTTTAGCTATTTTGATGATGGGCGGCACAATGGAGTTTCCCTTAAAAAAGATATTGAATATTGCTATTTCGTTATTACCAAAGGGTCTTATAATGTCGATTTGATTGAATACCCTCTGGAAAACAAATCACAGTTAATCTGTGCCAGGCCTGATGACGATAGATTGCCATGCCCTCCGGTGCTTACCTTTGAAGGTCCGGATTGTGTTGAGTTTTTGTCAGATAAAAGTTGCGGATTCAATTCTTTTGTCCATGAGTTAGGTTGGGATCCCGATTTCAGCGGTGTTTGTGATGATGAATTAAGTGCTTTTCAATTGTATTTTTCTCCTGATGGTGAAGAAGGTGTATTTAATTTAATTGGAACTTATTCCCCATTCGAAAGAAATGCCATAATAACTGATTTGCAAACTTACCGTGGATGTTATTATATCACAGCCGTGGACAGATCCGGGAATGAAAGTGAAAGGAGCAATATTGTATGTGTGGATAATTGTCCCAATTATGAAATACCAAATGCCTTTACTCCAAATGGAGATGGTGTAAACGACACTTTCATGGCCTTCGATAATCCTTTTGCAAGATGTCCAAGGTTTGTATTAGGAGTTGAGATATTTATAGTCAACAGGTGGGGAGTTGAAGTTTTCCGTTATAACAGCCTTTCTTCTTCTGAAAATGACATTTATATCCGATGGGATGGAAGGGATAAAAATGGGAATCAATTACCTGCTGGAACCTATTTCTATTCCGGAACTGTCAGATTTGACATCCTAGACCCAGCCTTACAGGAGAAGAAACTGAAAGGCACTATCCAAATTCTTGAATGA
- the fabD gene encoding ACP S-malonyltransferase, whose protein sequence is MKKAYVFPGQGAQFTGMGKDLYQSDTKAKDLFEKANQILGFRISDIMFEGSAEELKQTKVTQPAIFLHSVILAMTSSDFKPDMVAGHSLGEFSALVANGVLAFEDGLKLVYQRALAMQEACEINPSGMAAILGLEDSKVEEICASIENEIVVPANYNCPGQLVISGSNKGIEIACEKMKEAGAKRALPLPVGGAFHSPLMEPARDKLQKAIEATTFHQPSCPIYQNVSTTAISDVEEIKRNLTAQLTAPVKWTQSVQQMVEDGAGIFIECGPGKVLQGLVKKIHNEAEVASI, encoded by the coding sequence ATGAAAAAAGCATATGTATTTCCTGGTCAGGGAGCACAGTTCACAGGAATGGGAAAAGATTTGTATCAATCCGATACAAAAGCAAAGGACTTGTTTGAAAAAGCCAATCAGATATTGGGATTCAGGATTTCAGACATCATGTTTGAAGGATCCGCAGAAGAACTCAAACAGACCAAAGTAACACAACCTGCAATATTTTTGCACTCGGTGATTTTGGCAATGACATCATCTGATTTTAAACCTGATATGGTAGCAGGGCATTCTCTTGGAGAATTTTCAGCATTGGTTGCCAATGGCGTCCTCGCTTTTGAAGATGGCTTGAAATTGGTTTATCAAAGAGCACTTGCCATGCAGGAAGCTTGTGAAATCAATCCATCAGGAATGGCTGCGATTTTGGGATTGGAGGATAGTAAAGTGGAAGAAATATGTGCCTCAATAGAAAATGAAATTGTAGTACCTGCAAATTATAATTGCCCAGGCCAACTAGTGATTTCAGGAAGTAATAAAGGAATAGAAATAGCATGTGAAAAGATGAAAGAGGCAGGAGCAAAAAGGGCCTTGCCCCTACCTGTTGGTGGTGCATTTCACTCTCCCCTTATGGAACCTGCAAGGGATAAACTTCAAAAAGCAATTGAAGCAACAACTTTTCATCAACCTAGTTGTCCCATTTATCAAAATGTAAGCACGACTGCAATCAGTGATGTGGAGGAAATTAAGAGAAATCTGACAGCTCAACTCACTGCTCCTGTAAAATGGACTCAATCGGTCCAACAAATGGTAGAAGATGGCGCCGGTATTTTTATAGAGTGTGGTCCGGGTAAGGTACTCCAAGGATTAGTTAAAAAAATCCACAATGAAGCAGAAGTAGCTAGTATTTAA
- a CDS encoding succinate dehydrogenase cytochrome b subunit has translation MSWVSKTLNSTLGKKLLMALTGLFLILFLVVHLGGNLQLLLPDGGQSFNVYSYNMATNPLIRVVSIGNFAFILLHVVYSIILTRYNKNSRPVAYAVSKPQLNSTWSSRNMGILGTLILIFLLVHLKGFWYEFKFGELPTTVYDGVTYKNVFAIVSEAYSNIFYVAFYVVSMGFLGFHLSHGFASAFQTLGLNHVKYSPLINKVGIGFSIIVPALFALIPLIMYFKTL, from the coding sequence ATGAGTTGGGTATCAAAAACCTTAAACAGCACCTTGGGCAAAAAACTGCTGATGGCCCTTACAGGATTATTTCTGATATTATTCTTAGTCGTGCATCTAGGAGGAAACCTTCAATTGCTTCTCCCTGATGGGGGTCAATCTTTTAATGTTTATTCTTATAACATGGCGACGAATCCACTGATCAGGGTTGTTTCAATTGGTAACTTTGCTTTTATTTTATTGCACGTTGTTTATTCAATTATCCTTACGAGGTATAATAAAAATTCCAGACCTGTAGCTTATGCTGTGAGTAAACCGCAGCTTAACAGCACTTGGTCATCGAGAAATATGGGTATTTTAGGAACGCTGATTCTTATTTTCTTACTGGTCCACCTGAAAGGATTTTGGTATGAATTTAAATTTGGAGAGCTCCCAACAACAGTTTACGATGGGGTTACTTATAAAAATGTTTTCGCAATCGTTTCAGAAGCCTATAGCAATATATTTTATGTTGCATTTTATGTTGTGTCTATGGGATTCTTGGGATTTCATCTTTCTCATGGCTTCGCAAGTGCATTTCAAACTCTAGGATTAAACCATGTCAAATATTCTCCCTTGATCAATAAAGTCGGTATTGGCTTTTCAATCATAGTTCCAGCACTATTTGCACTTATTCCTCTGATCATGTATTTCAAAACACTTTGA
- a CDS encoding fumarate reductase/succinate dehydrogenase flavoprotein subunit, whose amino-acid sequence MILDSKIPEGPLAEKWTKHKFNVKLVNPANKRKYDVIVVGTGLAGASAAASLAELGYNVKAFCFQDSPRRAHSIAAQGGINAAKNYQNDGDSVFRLFYDTIKGGDYRAREANVYRLAEVSVNIIDQCVAQGVPFAREYGGLLANRSFGGAQVSRTFYAKGQTGQQLLLGAYSALSRQVANGKVKLYPRTEMMDLVTIDGKARGIVTRNLITGAIESHAAHAVLLCTGGYGNVFFLSTNAMGSNVTAAWRAHKRGALMANPCYTQIHPTCIPVSGDHQSKLTLMSESLRNDGRVWVPATAETAEKLRKGQIKANDIKEEDRDYFLERKYPSFGNLVPRDVASRNAKYMCDEGRGVNETGEAVFLDFRDAIKRDGKSTIEAKYGNLFDMYMQITGDNPYEGPMMIYPAVHYTMGGLWVDYNLMTNVPGLYALGEANFSDHGANRLGASALMQGLADGYFVIPYTVGDYLAQSAAAKLDVDHQAFKSAEKDVKDRIQKLLNIKGKKTVDHFHKRLGKIMWDYCGMARSAEGLTKAKAMIKELKAEFWSDVKVLGDNEELNQSLEKAHRVADFIELGELMVDDALNRNESCGGHFREEYQTPEGEALRDDENFAYVAAWEYLGEGKEEALHKEPLLFENVKLTQRSYK is encoded by the coding sequence ATGATACTAGATTCTAAAATACCCGAAGGTCCATTGGCAGAAAAATGGACCAAACATAAATTCAATGTGAAATTGGTCAACCCGGCCAATAAAAGGAAGTATGATGTGATAGTAGTCGGAACCGGACTTGCCGGAGCTTCTGCCGCTGCCTCTTTGGCAGAACTTGGTTACAATGTCAAGGCATTTTGCTTTCAGGATAGTCCTAGAAGAGCGCATTCAATAGCAGCCCAAGGTGGAATAAACGCTGCCAAAAACTATCAAAATGATGGTGATTCAGTATTCCGTTTATTCTATGATACCATCAAAGGTGGAGATTATAGGGCAAGGGAGGCCAACGTATACAGACTTGCTGAAGTATCGGTAAATATTATTGATCAATGTGTAGCACAAGGAGTTCCATTTGCCAGAGAATATGGAGGATTATTGGCCAACAGGTCTTTTGGAGGTGCACAGGTCTCAAGGACTTTCTATGCCAAAGGTCAAACAGGGCAGCAGTTGCTTTTAGGTGCTTATTCTGCACTCAGTAGACAAGTGGCCAATGGAAAAGTAAAATTGTATCCTAGGACAGAAATGATGGATTTGGTGACAATTGATGGTAAAGCCAGAGGAATTGTTACTAGAAACCTAATTACAGGAGCGATTGAATCCCACGCAGCCCATGCAGTATTACTTTGTACAGGTGGTTATGGTAATGTATTTTTCCTATCTACTAACGCAATGGGATCGAACGTTACGGCAGCTTGGAGAGCACATAAAAGAGGAGCGTTAATGGCTAATCCCTGTTACACTCAAATCCATCCAACTTGTATCCCCGTATCTGGAGATCATCAATCAAAACTGACTTTGATGTCTGAATCCCTAAGGAATGATGGCAGGGTTTGGGTGCCTGCAACTGCTGAAACAGCTGAAAAACTTAGAAAAGGTCAGATTAAAGCTAACGATATCAAGGAAGAAGATAGGGATTACTTCCTGGAAAGAAAATATCCTTCTTTCGGTAATCTTGTTCCTCGCGATGTAGCATCAAGAAATGCTAAATATATGTGTGATGAGGGTAGAGGAGTCAACGAGACAGGTGAAGCTGTGTTTTTGGACTTCAGAGATGCTATCAAGCGTGACGGAAAAAGTACTATAGAAGCAAAATATGGTAATCTCTTTGACATGTATATGCAGATTACGGGAGATAATCCATATGAAGGACCAATGATGATTTATCCTGCAGTACATTATACCATGGGCGGACTTTGGGTAGATTACAATTTGATGACGAATGTTCCTGGCTTGTATGCTTTGGGAGAAGCGAATTTTTCGGATCATGGAGCAAATAGATTGGGTGCTTCTGCACTGATGCAAGGTCTTGCAGATGGATACTTTGTTATTCCTTACACTGTAGGGGATTATCTTGCACAATCTGCTGCTGCTAAGTTGGATGTGGATCATCAAGCTTTCAAATCCGCCGAAAAAGATGTGAAAGATAGAATCCAAAAGCTTCTCAATATCAAGGGTAAAAAAACAGTAGACCATTTTCATAAGAGATTGGGAAAAATAATGTGGGACTACTGTGGAATGGCTAGAAGTGCTGAGGGACTGACCAAAGCCAAAGCTATGATCAAAGAACTGAAGGCTGAATTCTGGTCAGATGTAAAAGTTCTTGGGGATAATGAAGAATTGAACCAGTCCTTGGAAAAGGCGCATAGGGTAGCAGATTTCATTGAACTTGGAGAGTTGATGGTAGACGATGCCTTAAATAGAAATGAATCCTGTGGCGGCCATTTCAGAGAAGAATATCAAACCCCTGAAGGAGAAGCACTTAGAGACGACGAAAATTTTGCTTACGTCGCTGCATGGGAATATTTGGGAGAAGGAAAAGAAGAAGCACTGCACAAGGAGCCTCTCTTATTTGAAAATGTGAAGTTGACCCAGAGAAGTTATAAGTAA
- a CDS encoding carbonic anhydrase — translation MDIPSVFKNNEDWIAKKLEKDSDYFKNLAKGQNPDILYIGCSDSRVTAEDLMGVEPGDVFVHRNIANMVISIDLNAMSVLTYAVDYLKVDHVVICGHYQCGGVKAAMNSADLGILNPWLRNIRDVYRIHRNELKGIEGESEKYDRLVELNVQEQCVNLLKTAVVQKAVRNRGMKIHGWVFDVGTGKLIDLKIDFNAALKEITEIYDLGGMNIDSLTIDD, via the coding sequence ATGGATATACCAAGTGTATTTAAAAATAACGAGGATTGGATCGCTAAAAAACTTGAAAAAGATTCGGACTATTTTAAAAATTTAGCAAAAGGTCAAAATCCTGATATATTATATATAGGTTGCTCAGATAGTCGGGTCACTGCCGAGGATTTGATGGGCGTTGAACCCGGAGATGTTTTTGTACACAGAAATATTGCCAATATGGTGATCAGTATTGATCTCAATGCCATGTCAGTTTTGACCTATGCTGTGGATTATTTAAAAGTTGATCATGTGGTAATTTGTGGCCATTATCAATGTGGTGGCGTCAAAGCTGCTATGAACTCCGCTGATTTGGGGATATTGAATCCCTGGTTGAGGAATATCAGGGATGTTTACAGAATCCACAGGAACGAACTAAAGGGTATAGAAGGTGAATCAGAAAAATATGATCGGCTTGTTGAATTAAATGTACAGGAACAGTGTGTTAATTTATTAAAAACAGCTGTGGTTCAAAAAGCGGTAAGAAATAGAGGTATGAAAATCCATGGTTGGGTATTTGACGTTGGCACAGGAAAGTTGATTGATTTAAAGATCGATTTCAATGCCGCATTAAAAGAAATCACCGAAATATATGATTTGGGAGGCATGAATATAGATTCCCTTACCATAGATGATTAA
- a CDS encoding succinate dehydrogenase/fumarate reductase iron-sulfur subunit has translation MNLTLKIWRQKNHSDKGGFKEYKVTDISKDMSFLEMLDVLNEQLTERGEDPVHFDHDCREGICGMCSLYINGNPHGPLQTTTCQLHMRSFQDGETISIEPWRAKSFPVVKDLVTDRSAFDRIIQAGGYVSVNTGGVPDANEIPIPKTIADMAMDAAQCIGCGACVAACKNASAMLFTSAKISQLALLPQGQVERKARAEKMVAQMDEEGFGACTNTGACEAECPKGISITNIARMNREYFSAIVSSQNV, from the coding sequence ATGAATCTTACATTGAAAATCTGGAGACAGAAAAATCACTCCGATAAAGGAGGTTTCAAAGAATATAAAGTAACGGATATTTCAAAAGACATGTCTTTTTTGGAAATGCTGGACGTTCTCAATGAACAATTGACTGAAAGAGGTGAAGATCCGGTTCATTTTGATCATGACTGTAGGGAAGGCATTTGTGGAATGTGTTCATTATATATCAATGGGAATCCTCATGGACCATTACAGACTACCACTTGTCAGTTGCATATGCGTTCCTTCCAAGATGGAGAAACCATATCTATAGAGCCTTGGCGGGCAAAATCCTTCCCAGTGGTCAAGGATTTGGTTACTGACAGGTCTGCATTTGATAGAATTATACAGGCAGGAGGGTATGTGTCGGTCAATACAGGTGGTGTTCCTGATGCCAATGAAATTCCTATCCCAAAAACAATCGCCGATATGGCCATGGATGCAGCCCAGTGTATAGGTTGTGGAGCCTGCGTTGCTGCTTGTAAAAATGCTTCAGCCATGCTGTTCACCTCAGCGAAAATTTCCCAATTAGCCTTATTACCGCAAGGACAAGTTGAAAGAAAGGCTAGAGCAGAAAAAATGGTTGCTCAAATGGATGAAGAAGGTTTCGGGGCATGTACCAATACTGGTGCATGTGAGGCAGAATGTCCAAAAGGTATCAGTATTACCAATATTGCAAGAATGAACAGGGAATATTTCTCTGCTATTGTCAGCAGTCAAAATGTCTGA